CGCCGAGCAGTTCGTTAAGTCGCGCGGCCGACTGCACGAGTCCACCGGCACGAAGCGGACGGTGCGCGATCCGCATGAGCAGGTCGCGCAGCGGCGCGGGATGGAGCACACACGCGTCGTAGACCACCGAGAAGGGCACTTCAGTACCCGAGCCCCAGCTCCCGGGCTTGTCGAGTCAACTCATCCAGGGCCTCCCGAGACCGCTGATCCTGCGCGCGCTTGTATTCCGCCAGGTCAGCGTACAGGACCCGACGGTGCGTGCCGACCTTGCGGTGCGGCAGCTCGCCCTTCTCCAGGAGCGAGACGAGGAACGGCCGCGACACGTTGAGGAGATCCGCCGCCTGCTGGGTCGTCAGTTCCGCGTGTATCGGAACGATGGTCACGGCGTTGCCGTTGGCCATCTGCCCCAGGATCTCCAGGAACAGGTCGAAGGCGGCGCGAGGGACGACCACCGACGCGCCGTTCTCGCCGTCCGCGCGAAGGCGGACGTGCCGGCGCGCGCGACGGCTCGCCAGCGGCGATAACTCGCGCAGCGCTTCCTGCGCCTCGTGGGCGGTCTCGGGGGTCGGAAGTTCGAGGGTTGCGGTCATGGCTTCACCTTACCTGCTGGACGCTCTCACCGCAACATACGAAACAAACGAAACGAAAGTTCCTTGGGACCATCCACCGCCTTCCGACACGACAGGCGGGTGCTGTCCCCCGCCCTCACCCCTCCGGCGCGAGGAAATACACCGGCTGCAACGGAAAGCGCCGCCGCGCCCCTTCCTCGACCTTGGCGTAGTGCTCCGTCCACAGCTTCACGAGCCGCTCCAGGTCCACCGGCGTCACCCGTCGCGTCGTCTGCGACCGCGCCTCGTCGATCGCGTCGCGGGTGAAGCCGCCGGCATTCACGAAGATCCCCACATCGTCGGTGCCGAGGAGCGCCATGAAGGCGCGGAGGCCGTCGACTGCAACCTTCTGCTGCTGGCGCTTGACCTGGACCTTGATGCGCGGGAGCGTGGTGCCCAACGGGTCGTTGAAGGCGAGGATGTCGACGCCGCCATCCTTGCCGGGTTGGGCGATCCATCCCACGTGATACCCCATGGCGCCGAGGAGGGCGGCGACGAGGTGACCAGCCATCGCCCCGCATCCTTCACCAGCCAGCCGGCCTTCACGAAGGGGATCGAGGTGAAGCGCACGACCTTCTCGTAGCGCTGCGCCCCGGAGGCGTACTCGCCCGACTCGTAGTCGGTGGGCGGAAATCGCCGCGCGAGGCGTTCGATGACGTCGGAGGCGCGAAGTCCTTCGCTCTCGTTCCGCAGGACATCGAACACTCCGCGCATGAGCGCAGCGCGGCGCTGGAAGCTGACATGAGCGGTCGACTTGGGGGTCATCGGCGGCGAGGGCGTGCGGGGGACTTGGACTTGGCTCGCGTTCGAGGCGCGCGCGATTCGGATGCCTCGCGCTCGGCGCGGATGCGTTCGAGGAGGGCGGAGGCCGGTTCGTCGTTAGGGTTCTGGGGGACGAGTTTGCCTTCGAAGGCGTGCTTGAGGATGGATTGGCGGAGACGGGAGGCGCGGAGGAGTTGAACGTCTATGTCCGCTATGCACCTCCGGCTTGCCTCCACCCTCTCATCTACAATCAACGCAACGCGCTGTTGTTCCTCGATGCTCAATGGCGCTGGCAGCTCGATTCGCTCGATGTCCTGCTGATTGATCTTGTAAATGCCCGCAGTAGTTCGTGCCGCTTCCTCGATCTGTCGCCGAACGAGGAGTGAATCCCACGCGATTCGCAGATACTCGGGCAGCAGCTTCGACGTGTCCGGTCGCGCCCGAATCAGCGTATCGGGATAAGCAACGTCCGTACTCAGATCTCCAACGAGTCCGCCTCGCCCGACGAGAGTGCGCGAGCCGTTCCCTCGGGAAATGAGAAAGTCCCCTGATCGAATGAGGAACGGACGCGCTGCCTGCGCATCCCAAGCTCCGATCTTGCACTCGGACTGATCGACGATCCCTGACTTAAGGCAGGTGAGTCGAAGAACACGGAATCCCCGTTCGGCGGTCGGAACGGACCTGCCGTTCGCGAGCGGCGCCGCGAGCATGGTGCCAAAACGGAGAGATGGATACTGCGAGAGAGCGTTGTCGCGGATCGCCTCAACAAGTCGGATCGCATTCGCCCGCGCCCGCTCCAACCCCGCCACTGCCGCATCCAGCTCCGACAGGTGCTCCTCGAGCGCGGCAACGATGCGGCGCTGCTCGGCGAAAGGTGGGATGGGGATCGGAATCTCGGCAGCCCGCCTACCGGATACCTCCATGAATGTCGTTCCACTCGCGAACTCCCGAATCAGATCGGTATTGCCTGACAGGTACCAGTACACATAGTCAGATATGAGTCCGTCGCGGAGCACGAAGCTCTTGAAGCCCTGATTCGTTGATACTGGACAGGCGGCGATTGCGACGTATCCAACCGGGGCGCGCGAGGACAGCAACACCGCGCCCGCCGGCATTAGGCGAGCGCCCGAGTGCTGAAGCCCGACCGGTGTGATCGAACGGCTCCCAGTTGTGATCGACTTCGAACGATAGCCCGACAGATCGGCAGGGGTGATCCAGGGTATCGTTCCACCCCAGTACTGAGGCGACTTCGTATCAGGAGTACCACCGCCCACGACCTCTGCGACGTCCGTCATGGTCTTCCATGACCATGAGTCCGGGATGCTCCACCTGTGGCCGTTCTTGCGTTGTTCACTCACGCCGCCACCACCCCCGTCACCTCGTCAATCACTTCCTTCAACTCCTCCCCAAACACCCGATGCGCCGCCCCCAGCCCACCGCGCTGCGCGAACGGCGCATACTCGAAGTCATCCACGTCGATCTCCACGTTGGCCGCCAGGTGGTCGACGATCTCCGCCAACCACGCCTTCTGTTCCGTACTGAACCGACGACCGCCCGACTCCATCTTCGCGAGCCACGCCGCGAAGCGGGCGCGAGCCACCTCCGGGAACGGAGCGAGCGCGTCATCGCGATGCGTCGCGAATCGCACGAGCGAGACGACGTCGGTGAGCACGCGCGCCGGCCGGCCGCGCACCCGTGAGCGGTCGAGCAGCTCGTAGGCGCGCCATACCTCCTCCAGCGCGAGCGGCGGCTTCTGCCGCGCCAGCGTCTCGGTCAGCTCCTGCAGAGCGTCACGCGTGAGGCGACGCCCCTTGGCGCGTCCATACAGCAGCTGCAAGGCCACGAACTCGTCGCGGTGCGTCGCGATGAACTGCTCGAAGCTCGTGGTGAGCGACTTGGCGCGCGCTCTCGCCTCCGCCGAGATCCCGGCGTCGACCAGCTCGTCCTTGGAGGCGATGTCGATGACCTGCTCCTTGGAGCGCTTGAGGTCGAGGATGCGCTGGCGGAGCTGCGGATTGGTGGCGAGCGGGGCGACCGCGTCGCGAATGAGCTGCGCGCGCGCCGCGTCGAAGGCCTGCGCACTCGGCTCCGCCTTGCCACGCAGCCCCTCGTTGCGGCGCGCCTGCGACTGCGCGAAGTCGGGATCGAGCGCGTGCACGATCGCGTGCGCAAGGTCGCCGAGCGAGCAGCCGTCGGCGGCGTCCTTCACGCTCTCCCGTTCCGACCTGCCGAGCTGCCTATCGAGTCGCGCCAGGCGACTGGCCACCGACGAGGCGACGTCCGGATCGGTGTTCCCCATCGCGATGGCCTGCAGGAGCTTGTCGAGCGACACGGTCGGCTCGCGGTCGAGCGGGCGGGAATCGGAGAGATCCTCCTCGCTCACCCCCACGCAGTCGATCATGACAAAGCGCGTCTTGCTGCTGGCGTCCGGGGTGACGGCCCTGAGGTCGTCGGACCGTATCACGCGCACCCCGCGCCCCTTCATCTGCTCGAAGAGGGTGCGGCTCTTCACCGTGCGCATGAACCAGAGGACTTCGAGCGGCTTGACGTCGGTCCCGGTGGCAATCATGTCGACCGTGACGGCGATGCGCGGGTTGAACGAGTTGCGGAAGCTCTGCAGCAGGTCCTCCGGCTTCACGCCACTCGACTTCCACGTCACGCGCTCGAACTCGGTCCCATCGTCGTTGCGCACCACCTCGACCAAGCGCGCGGTCGAGGTGCGATAGGTGATCTTCTGCACCGCATCGTTCCCCAGCCCCAGCTCGTCGCGGATGATCTGCACCAGGTCGTCGGCGTGCGAGTCGTCCTTGGCGAAGACGAGCGTCTTGGGGACGTGCGTTCGCTCAGGGAATACGTCAGGGAGGAATCGATCGCGGAAGGCGCGGACGACGGTGCGGATCTGGTCGGGTGCCACGACATCCCGGTCGAGCGCCGCGCCATCGTAGGAGAGTTCCTCGTCCAGCTTCTCCCACCGCTTGGCGCGCGTCTCGCGATCGCGCTTGTCGACCCACTGCCCCGCCTCCACCGTCGATCCCTGCTCGGTGATCTTCGTGCGGATGCGATAGACATCGAAGTCGACGTTGACCCCATCGGCCACCGCCTCCTCGTGCCCGTACTCGGCGACCACGTTCCCGTTGAAGAAGCCGTAGGTGAGCTTGGACGGCGTGGCGGTGAGCCCGATGAGGAAGGCGTCCCAGTACTCGACGACCTGCCGCCAGAGCGTGTAGATGCTGCGGTGCGCCTCGTCGACGAAGACGACGTCGAAGGTCTCGATGGGGATGGCGGGATTGTAAACAACGGGGAGCGGCTCCTTGCGCAGGGCGTCCAGTCCGCCTAACGCTACGGCGACTTCGCCCGCACCGGCTTCGTCGCCTTCCTCCGAAAGATCCTCTTCCCCTTTCAGCATGGAGTAGAGGCGCTGCACCGTCCCGATCACGACCTTGGCGACCGGGTCGATCTTGTTGTGTGTGAGGCGCTGGACGTTGTAGAGCTCCGTGAACAACCGACCGTCATCCGGCGTGCGGTAGCTCTGGAACTCCTTGAGCGCTTGCTTGGCCAGGTTAGCGCGATCGACGAGAAAGAGGACGCGCTTCGCCCCGCCGAACTTGATGAGGCGGTAGATCGACGAGACCGCGGTGTAGGTCTTCCCGCTCCCCGTGGCCATCTGCACCAAGGCGCGCGGGCGGTTCTTCGCGAGTGAGACCTCCAGGTTGCGCACTGCCGTCAGCTGCGCCGGCCACATCCCGCGTTCGTCGACCGGAGGGAGCACGGTCAGTCGACCGCGCAGCGACGATGGGTGCAGCGAGAGCGGGTGCGGCTTGCCACCCTTCTCCGGGAGCCAGAGCGGCTCCGCCGAGAGCCACTCGGCGATGGTCTCCGGGCGGTGGAAGGTGAAGACCTCGCGGCTCTTGGGGACGGGGTCGAGGCGGTTCGTGAAGCGGGTCTCGACGCCGGTGCTCTGGTAGAGGAAGGGGAGCGGGCGGATGGGGGCCGGGACGCCGCTGGGGACGCCGTTGCCGTACTTCTCGCTCTGGAGCTCGAACTCCGTGAGTGGCGTCCCCGAGCGCTTTGCTTCCACCACACCGACGGCCTGACCATCGACATAGAGCAGGTAGTCGGCGAAGCCGTGGCCCGAACGGAGCGGATACTCGCGGATGGCGACTCCGCGGGCGGCCTGCAGGTTGAGGGCGGACATGTCCTGCATCACCCAACCGGCGGCGGCCAGCTGGGCGTCGATGTTCAGGCGTGCGCGGGTTTCGGGGGTGGTCACGCTTGCTTGGCGTGGAGGCTCGGTGTGTGGAGCGACGGGGACGGCCTCGCGGAGGGGTGAGCGAAGCGCGAGTGCCCGATCCCATCCCGAGGTGACCCGGCGGGAATCTGCAGAGGGGGGAGGCTGTTGGGGAGGGTAAGGTCGTGCTCGTCTGCGCGGGGGCAGTTGATCAGCGACCGCCGTCAGCTCTCTGCCGATATCTGGCGCAATTCATAGCGAGGCCTCCAAGAAAGCTCGCTTGGCGGCGAGGCTCCGCTTCAGACCGATTCTATTCGTTTGCGGGCAGCTGTGAACTCGACTGCATCGCAACACGACGCTGGTGCCCTCGGACGCCCCACATGACACTGGCGTATAGAATGGAGCTTCCGATGAGCCACCCGATGAATGCGGCGGCAATCAAGAGTCCTCCTTCGATCGAGGAAGCTCCGGCGAGATCGGACGCGAATGGTAGCAGCATCAGAGTCGTCAGCGCGATCGTGAGACCGACCGCCCTTTGCCCTACCGCGCGCGTTTGGGCGACGCGCCCCCCAACATAGCCGGCGATGACCCCGCCGAGGATTGGAAGCTTGGAGAGGCAGAGGCCCAGCAACATGATGGTGGCCATGGAGCCGGCAACTCGCTTACCTGAAACCTCCGCCTGATGCTGCTGATACGCGGTCGTCGCCATGCGAATACTCGCTGTAGAAAGTTTGCCGTCGACGCTTGAGCACCAGCATGGGCGCTGGTGCAGGACCCGAAGTCGCCGGGCTCGCGAGTCGGACGTCACGCGAGCCCGGCAGTGCCTCACTAGGCCAGCACACCGCCGATGATCGCACCAATCAGCAGTGGTGTGATGTGTACCAGCGAAAGGGCTATTCCTCCTGCACCCGCGACGGCCCCGATCAGTGGAAGGCCAGACAACGACGTCGCGAGCATGAACAAGGCAGCTCCGAAGACGATGCCCGGAATGAAGACCGCCACGATGGCGCTTCCGACCGAGCCCGCGCGTTTTCCTCCGACGAGCCCAGCGAGCAAGGGACCGAGTATCGGAAGCCAGAACAGGAGCATCGATAGGAGAAACATCCATGCGATGGCACTGCCGATGCTTCCCTGGGGCTTCACGATGGTGACTGGGACTGTCGACGGCTGTGTCATTGGCGGGCTCCGTGGTGTTGGTTGAAGACGTGCGGGACGGCGCGCGACCCGGGGGCGAGCCGTGGGCTCCTTGAGAACGCAGTGGGGCGTCTTCCTGCGAGGAGGTCGCATTCGCCGCCACTGACGATTGTCTCTGGAACGTTCGCTCGCCCCGTCAGACAAGCGTCACACAGCAGCAC
Above is a genomic segment from Gemmatimonadaceae bacterium containing:
- a CDS encoding restriction endonuclease subunit S, with amino-acid sequence MTDVAEVVGGGTPDTKSPQYWGGTIPWITPADLSGYRSKSITTGSRSITPVGLQHSGARLMPAGAVLLSSRAPVGYVAIAACPVSTNQGFKSFVLRDGLISDYVYWYLSGNTDLIREFASGTTFMEVSGRRAAEIPIPIPPFAEQRRIVAALEEHLSELDAAVAGLERARANAIRLVEAIRDNALSQYPSLRFGTMLAAPLANGRSVPTAERGFRVLRLTCLKSGIVDQSECKIGAWDAQAARPFLIRSGDFLISRGNGSRTLVGRGGLVGDLSTDVAYPDTLIRARPDTSKLLPEYLRIAWDSLLVRRQIEEAARTTAGIYKINQQDIERIELPAPLSIEEQQRVALIVDERVEASRRCIADIDVQLLRASRLRQSILKHAFEGKLVPQNPNDEPASALLERIRAEREASESRAPRTRAKSKSPARPRRR
- a CDS encoding helix-turn-helix domain-containing protein; its protein translation is MTATLELPTPETAHEAQEALRELSPLASRRARRHVRLRADGENGASVVVPRAAFDLFLEILGQMANGNAVTIVPIHAELTTQQAADLLNVSRPFLVSLLEKGELPHRKVGTHRRVLYADLAEYKRAQDQRSREALDELTRQARELGLGY
- a CDS encoding DEAD/DEAH box helicase family protein yields the protein MTTPETRARLNIDAQLAAAGWVMQDMSALNLQAARGVAIREYPLRSGHGFADYLLYVDGQAVGVVEAKRSGTPLTEFELQSEKYGNGVPSGVPAPIRPLPFLYQSTGVETRFTNRLDPVPKSREVFTFHRPETIAEWLSAEPLWLPEKGGKPHPLSLHPSSLRGRLTVLPPVDERGMWPAQLTAVRNLEVSLAKNRPRALVQMATGSGKTYTAVSSIYRLIKFGGAKRVLFLVDRANLAKQALKEFQSYRTPDDGRLFTELYNVQRLTHNKIDPVAKVVIGTVQRLYSMLKGEEDLSEEGDEAGAGEVAVALGGLDALRKEPLPVVYNPAIPIETFDVVFVDEAHRSIYTLWRQVVEYWDAFLIGLTATPSKLTYGFFNGNVVAEYGHEEAVADGVNVDFDVYRIRTKITEQGSTVEAGQWVDKRDRETRAKRWEKLDEELSYDGAALDRDVVAPDQIRTVVRAFRDRFLPDVFPERTHVPKTLVFAKDDSHADDLVQIIRDELGLGNDAVQKITYRTSTARLVEVVRNDDGTEFERVTWKSSGVKPEDLLQSFRNSFNPRIAVTVDMIATGTDVKPLEVLWFMRTVKSRTLFEQMKGRGVRVIRSDDLRAVTPDASSKTRFVMIDCVGVSEEDLSDSRPLDREPTVSLDKLLQAIAMGNTDPDVASSVASRLARLDRQLGRSERESVKDAADGCSLGDLAHAIVHALDPDFAQSQARRNEGLRGKAEPSAQAFDAARAQLIRDAVAPLATNPQLRQRILDLKRSKEQVIDIASKDELVDAGISAEARARAKSLTTSFEQFIATHRDEFVALQLLYGRAKGRRLTRDALQELTETLARQKPPLALEEVWRAYELLDRSRVRGRPARVLTDVVSLVRFATHRDDALAPFPEVARARFAAWLAKMESGGRRFSTEQKAWLAEIVDHLAANVEIDVDDFEYAPFAQRGGLGAAHRVFGEELKEVIDEVTGVVAA
- a CDS encoding restriction endonuclease, with protein sequence MAGHLVAALLGAMGYHVGWIAQPGKDGGVDILAFNDPLGTTLPRIKVQVKRQQQKVAVDGLRAFMALLGTDDVGIFVNAGGFTRDAIDEARSQTTRRVTPVDLERLVKLWTEHYAKVEEGARRRFPLQPVYFLAPEG